One Erythrobacter sp. SDW2 genomic region harbors:
- a CDS encoding IlvD/Edd family dehydratase — MTHDSSGRRLRSRDWFDNPDRMDMTALYLERFMNYGVTPEELRSGKPIIGIAQSGSDLSPCNRIHLELARRTRDGIRDAGGIPIEFPVHPIFENCRRPTAALDRNLLYLGLVELLNGYPIDGVVLTTGCDKTTPSQIMAASTVDIPAIVLSGGPMLDGWHEGELVGSGTVIWRSRRKLAAGEISEEEFLARATSSAPSAGHCNSMGTASTMNAVAEALGLSLTGCAAIPAPYRERGQMAYRTGRRIVEMVHADLKPSDILTEDAFLNAIAVVSACGGSSNAQPHIQAMAAHAGVELPLSAWQEHGYRLPLLLNMQPAGKYLGERFHRAGGVPAVMWELLQAGVLKGDCLTCTGAAMADNLIGRESSDREMIRPFADPLRENAGFLVLSGNLFDFAILKTSVISDEFRAQYLSHPGAEGVFEARAIVFDGSDDYHHRINDPSLAIDENCILVIRGSGVIGWPGSAEVVNMQPPDAMIRAGKQWLPTLGDGRQSGTSDSPSILNVSPESAVGGGLAWLRTGDTIRVDLNTGRCDALVDEAEIARRLAQEPAPPFPESNTPWEELFREKTGQLGEGGVMEFALKFRGIARKLPRHNH, encoded by the coding sequence ATGACGCATGACTCCAGCGGTCGGCGGCTTCGCTCGCGCGATTGGTTCGACAACCCCGACCGCATGGACATGACCGCGCTCTATCTCGAGCGGTTCATGAATTACGGCGTCACGCCCGAGGAACTGCGCAGCGGCAAGCCCATCATCGGCATCGCGCAATCGGGCAGCGATCTCTCGCCCTGCAACCGCATCCACTTGGAACTGGCCAGGCGGACCCGGGACGGGATCCGCGATGCAGGGGGAATTCCGATCGAATTTCCGGTGCACCCGATCTTCGAGAACTGCCGCCGCCCGACTGCGGCGCTCGACCGCAACCTGCTCTATCTCGGCCTCGTCGAGTTGCTCAACGGCTACCCGATCGATGGGGTGGTGCTGACAACCGGATGCGACAAGACCACGCCGAGCCAGATCATGGCTGCGAGCACCGTCGATATCCCGGCCATCGTTCTGTCGGGCGGGCCGATGCTCGACGGTTGGCACGAAGGCGAGCTGGTTGGCAGCGGCACGGTGATCTGGCGCAGCCGGCGCAAGCTGGCCGCGGGCGAGATTTCGGAAGAGGAATTCCTCGCACGCGCCACCTCCAGCGCGCCGAGCGCGGGACACTGCAATTCGATGGGCACGGCCAGCACGATGAATGCGGTGGCCGAGGCTCTGGGTCTGTCCTTGACCGGATGTGCTGCAATCCCCGCACCCTATCGAGAGCGAGGCCAGATGGCCTATCGTACCGGCAGGCGGATCGTCGAAATGGTCCACGCCGATCTCAAGCCTTCGGATATCCTGACCGAGGACGCGTTTCTCAATGCGATCGCCGTGGTCAGCGCCTGTGGCGGCTCATCGAACGCCCAGCCGCATATCCAGGCCATGGCCGCGCACGCCGGGGTGGAACTGCCGTTGTCGGCCTGGCAGGAGCATGGCTATCGTTTGCCGCTGCTGCTCAACATGCAGCCTGCCGGCAAGTACCTGGGCGAGCGGTTCCATCGTGCCGGCGGGGTCCCGGCGGTGATGTGGGAGCTGCTGCAGGCTGGCGTGCTCAAGGGCGACTGCCTGACCTGCACGGGGGCAGCGATGGCAGATAACCTGATCGGCCGTGAAAGCAGTGACCGCGAGATGATCCGGCCCTTTGCCGATCCCTTGCGTGAGAATGCGGGCTTCCTCGTCCTGTCGGGCAATCTGTTCGATTTCGCGATCCTCAAGACGTCGGTCATCAGCGATGAGTTCCGCGCCCAGTATCTCTCGCATCCCGGGGCCGAGGGCGTGTTCGAGGCCCGCGCGATCGTGTTCGACGGCTCGGACGATTACCATCACCGGATCAACGATCCGTCACTGGCCATTGATGAAAACTGCATCCTCGTCATCCGCGGTTCAGGCGTGATCGGCTGGCCAGGTAGTGCCGAGGTGGTCAATATGCAGCCGCCCGATGCCATGATCCGCGCCGGCAAGCAGTGGCTCCCGACACTGGGCGACGGGCGTCAGTCGGGGACCAGCGACAGCCCGTCGATCCTCAACGTGTCTCCGGAGAGCGCCGTAGGCGGCGGACTGGCTTGGCTGCGTACTGGCGACACGATCCGGGTGGATCTCAACACCGGTCGCTGTGACGCTCTGGTGGACGAGGCTGAAATTGCGCGTCGTTTGGCCCAGGAACCCGCGCCGCCGTTTCCCGAGAGCAATACCCCCTGGGAAGAGCTGTTCCGCGAGAAAACCGGGCAACTGGGCGAGGGTGGGGTGATGGAGTTTGCGCTGAAGTTTCGCGGCATCGCACGCAAACTGCCACGGCACAATCACTAG
- a CDS encoding LacI family DNA-binding transcriptional regulator yields MDITHDNRPAARKRSSRRSNAAPTIADVAREAQCSPMTVSRVINGEENVREATRIQVQEAIAKLNYIPNRAARSLAGGAQLRIALLFDNPSASYLSEFLMGALEEASKRDIHLVVQSCETVPESKELISKLVDGGIVGFILPPPLCDDQSVLDQVRASGGIAVAVGPGRASGSHGSVQIDEFQAAYDMTRHIIGLGHERIGFIIGNPEQVASGQRLEGFRAAMEEAGLPISDRLIAQGQFTYRSGMTAAERLLSVNPPPTAIFASNDDMAAATVAMAHRRHLDVPNDITVCGFDDTELASSIWPELTTIRQPIREMTAQAVVMIARAYKQKTPASKAKAEQVTLAYKLVRRNSDAGPSLASSFKQNTDRK; encoded by the coding sequence ATGGACATCACCCACGACAACCGTCCCGCCGCCCGCAAGCGCAGCTCGCGCCGCAGCAACGCCGCCCCGACCATCGCCGATGTCGCGCGCGAGGCGCAATGCTCTCCGATGACAGTGAGCCGCGTGATCAATGGCGAGGAGAATGTTCGCGAGGCGACCCGGATCCAGGTGCAGGAAGCCATCGCCAAGCTGAACTACATTCCCAATCGCGCGGCACGTTCGCTCGCGGGCGGGGCACAGCTGCGGATTGCCTTGCTGTTCGATAACCCTTCGGCGTCCTACCTCAGCGAATTCCTGATGGGAGCGCTGGAAGAGGCGAGCAAGCGAGATATCCACCTGGTGGTGCAGAGCTGCGAAACCGTGCCGGAAAGCAAGGAACTGATCTCCAAGCTGGTCGATGGGGGGATCGTCGGCTTCATCCTGCCGCCACCGCTGTGTGACGACCAGAGCGTACTGGACCAGGTTCGTGCCTCCGGCGGGATCGCCGTAGCCGTTGGGCCGGGTCGTGCCAGCGGTTCGCATGGTTCGGTCCAGATCGACGAATTCCAGGCCGCCTACGACATGACCCGCCACATCATTGGGCTGGGGCATGAACGGATCGGCTTCATCATCGGTAACCCCGAACAGGTCGCCAGCGGCCAGCGGCTCGAAGGTTTTCGCGCAGCCATGGAAGAGGCGGGCCTTCCGATCAGCGATCGCCTGATCGCACAGGGGCAATTCACCTACCGTTCGGGTATGACTGCCGCAGAACGCCTGTTGTCGGTCAATCCCCCGCCGACGGCGATCTTTGCGTCCAACGACGACATGGCCGCCGCGACCGTTGCCATGGCGCACCGGCGTCATCTCGACGTGCCCAACGACATCACCGTGTGCGGCTTCGACGATACTGAACTGGCCAGTTCGATCTGGCCGGAGCTCACCACCATCCGCCAGCCGATTCGCGAAATGACAGCGCAGGCGGTGGTGATGATCGCGCGAGCCTACAAGCAGAAAACCCCTGCCTCCAAGGCGAAGGCGGAGCAGGTCACGCTCGCCTACAAGCTGGTCAGGCGCAATTCGGACGCCGGGCCCAGCCTGGCGTCCTCCTTCAAGCAGAATACGGATAGAAAATGA
- a CDS encoding alpha-glucuronidase: MMRERKLVNRLATCFVAALAAVLLAGSARAEDGYNLWLRYVPLEGVQADAIRPFLGRGVQLLADRSPTIDAASSELGRAGTTMVGASDSPHPRLVLALADRLEAGGYPADNRLAGAPIGAFSIRRVRNGRIAIAANDDIGLLYGVFAFLRHVQANASLEGVEQFSAPAMPLRMLNHWDNPDGHVERGYAGRSIFDWWHLPEQLDPRMIDYARANASVGINGAVVNNVNARAFMLEPRYIAKLKRLADAWRPYGIRVYLSARFSAPRDVGGLATADPLDAAVRRWWKARADEIYTAIPDFGGFLVKADSEGQPGPQDYGRTHAEGANMLAEAVGPRGTIIWRAFVYSAVNSSDRAKQAYDEFMPLDGQFARNVIVQVKNGPIDFQPREPFHPLFGAMPKTKLMLEVQVTKEYLGFSSHLAFLGPMWAEVLRAATGRGATVAQVVAPAGMAGVANTGSNRNWTGSDFDQANWYAFGRLAWDPSLSSVAIAREWTSQTFTRAPEAVEPIVALMLASREAVVRYMTPLGLSHLMGTGHHYGPAPWVCDLPRPEWNPCYYHRADVDGIGFDRTATGSGALTQYAPPIAAKWSDLDTIDPNYLLWFHHVRWDHKLAGGRSLWERLIAEYDCGVAEADSFARTWSGLSRYIDSERYRAVAERLQIQHREARWWRDASVAYWQSLNGLPLPEGVEPPAESLEHYKSLTFPEAPGQ; the protein is encoded by the coding sequence ATGATGAGGGAGAGGAAGCTTGTCAACCGGCTTGCGACATGTTTCGTCGCCGCGCTTGCGGCTGTCCTGCTTGCCGGGTCGGCGAGGGCGGAGGATGGTTATAACCTCTGGCTCCGCTATGTCCCGCTGGAAGGTGTGCAGGCTGACGCAATACGGCCCTTTCTCGGCCGGGGCGTGCAATTGCTGGCAGACCGCTCGCCGACCATCGACGCTGCATCGAGCGAGCTCGGACGGGCGGGAACTACCATGGTCGGCGCCAGCGATTCGCCCCATCCCCGGCTAGTGCTGGCACTGGCGGATCGATTGGAAGCCGGCGGCTATCCAGCGGACAACCGCCTGGCCGGCGCCCCGATCGGTGCCTTTTCGATCCGCCGGGTCCGCAATGGCCGGATCGCGATCGCCGCCAATGACGATATCGGTCTGCTGTATGGCGTCTTCGCCTTCCTGCGACACGTGCAAGCGAATGCGTCGCTCGAGGGCGTCGAGCAATTCTCCGCACCGGCCATGCCGTTGCGCATGCTCAACCATTGGGACAATCCCGACGGGCATGTCGAGCGGGGTTATGCCGGGCGGTCGATCTTCGACTGGTGGCACTTGCCGGAGCAACTTGATCCGCGGATGATCGACTACGCGCGCGCGAACGCCTCGGTGGGCATCAACGGGGCGGTGGTCAACAACGTCAACGCCCGCGCCTTCATGCTCGAGCCGCGCTATATCGCCAAGCTGAAGCGGCTAGCCGATGCATGGCGCCCTTATGGTATCCGGGTGTATCTGTCTGCCCGGTTCAGCGCTCCGCGTGACGTCGGCGGCCTGGCAACGGCCGATCCGCTCGATGCTGCGGTGCGGCGTTGGTGGAAGGCCAGGGCAGACGAGATCTACACCGCGATCCCCGACTTCGGTGGTTTCCTGGTCAAGGCCGACAGCGAAGGACAGCCCGGCCCGCAGGACTATGGCCGGACCCACGCCGAGGGAGCCAATATGCTGGCCGAGGCGGTCGGCCCGCGCGGGACGATCATCTGGCGAGCTTTCGTCTATTCGGCCGTGAACAGCTCTGACCGGGCCAAGCAGGCCTATGACGAGTTCATGCCGCTCGACGGGCAATTCGCCCGGAATGTGATCGTCCAGGTCAAGAACGGCCCGATCGATTTCCAGCCGCGCGAGCCTTTCCATCCTCTGTTCGGAGCGATGCCCAAGACGAAGCTCATGCTCGAAGTGCAGGTGACGAAGGAATATCTCGGCTTCTCCAGCCACCTCGCTTTCCTCGGCCCGATGTGGGCAGAAGTGCTGCGCGCCGCCACCGGCCGCGGCGCGACGGTGGCGCAGGTCGTGGCACCAGCGGGAATGGCTGGAGTCGCCAACACCGGCTCAAATCGCAACTGGACTGGTTCGGACTTCGATCAGGCCAACTGGTACGCCTTCGGCCGGTTGGCCTGGGACCCGAGCCTGAGCAGTGTGGCGATTGCGCGAGAATGGACGTCGCAGACCTTCACCCGGGCGCCAGAGGCGGTTGAACCGATTGTAGCCTTGATGTTGGCCAGCCGCGAAGCGGTTGTGCGCTATATGACCCCACTCGGACTGTCGCATCTTATGGGCACGGGCCACCACTATGGCCCCGCGCCATGGGTTTGCGACTTGCCGCGACCGGAATGGAACCCGTGCTATTACCACCGCGCCGATGTCGATGGGATCGGTTTCGACCGCACAGCCACCGGCTCCGGCGCGCTGACCCAATACGCGCCCCCGATTGCTGCCAAATGGTCTGATCTCGACACCATCGATCCGAACTACCTTCTCTGGTTCCACCATGTTCGCTGGGATCACAAGCTGGCCGGCGGCCGCAGCCTGTGGGAGCGGCTCATCGCCGAATATGACTGCGGGGTGGCCGAAGCAGACAGCTTCGCAAGGACATGGTCCGGCCTCTCCCGGTATATCGACAGCGAGCGGTATCGCGCGGTTGCGGAACGTCTGCAAATCCAGCACCGCGAAGCGCGCTGGTGGAGAGACGCGTCCGTCGCCTATTGGCAGTCGCTCAACGGGTTGCCGCTGCCCGAAGGTGTCGAACCTCCTGCGGAGTCGCTCGAACACTACAAGTCGCTGACTTTCCCCGAGGCACCGGGGCAATGA
- a CDS encoding glycoside hydrolase family 3 N-terminal domain-containing protein yields MRAIKRSALALGVCLAALQLAPIAPLSAQEVAVERPMSDAPYWDASLPVEQRVEDLLSRMTLEEKVAQIITVWDGKGEIQGEGDVFDPAKASARYPDGIGQIARPSDRLGPSSPRVVPRRSIEDSVQYVIDAQKWAMEQTRLGIPILFHEESLHGFAAKDATSFPQSIGLASTWDPDLVREINALIAGEVRARGVHLVLSPVVDVARDPRWGRIEETFGEDPFLVGEMGVASVEGLSGIGTDKKLAPGKVLATLKHMTGHGQPESGTNVGPAQISERTLREMFFPPFEQVVKRTPIEAVMASYNEIDGIPSHSSKWLLTDVLRGEWGYQGAVVSDYYAIEDLARLHKIVPDMKAAGEIALLAGVDVDLPQGAGFAFLVDSVKDGSVPMAAIDNAARRFLTMKFNSGLFDDPWPNLAEALRSNGPEGVALARKAAEKSLVLLKNDGVLPLALPAAGKSKPTIAVIGPNADVARLGGYYGEPRATVTPLQGIRDVVGDKATIVYSKGVEITVGDDWWEDAAELADPAENRRMIAAAVEAARGADTILLFIGDTEKTSREGWAPGHLGDRTSLDLVGEQNELFLALKALGKPIVAVLVNGRPPSYPIIAEQADAILETWYAGEQQGNAIADALFGRVNPGGKMPVSTARNEGQLPNFYNYKPSARRGYLFDEVTPLFPFGFGLSYTTFDIGTPTLSAATIKPGEGVTVRVTVSNTGKMAGDEVVQVYLRDEISSVTRPVKELVGFKRVTLKPGESRAVDIAVRPEAFMLWNREMQRVVEPGEFTIMVGPNSQDVVETKLTVSP; encoded by the coding sequence ATGCGAGCAATAAAGCGGAGCGCTCTGGCCCTCGGCGTGTGCCTGGCCGCGCTGCAACTGGCCCCCATCGCGCCCCTTTCGGCGCAGGAAGTAGCCGTCGAACGTCCCATGTCCGATGCGCCCTACTGGGATGCCAGCCTGCCGGTCGAGCAGCGCGTCGAAGACTTGCTCTCGCGCATGACGCTGGAGGAAAAAGTCGCGCAGATCATCACCGTCTGGGACGGCAAGGGCGAGATCCAGGGCGAGGGCGACGTCTTCGACCCTGCCAAGGCGAGCGCCCGCTATCCCGACGGGATCGGCCAGATTGCCCGTCCATCCGACCGGCTGGGCCCGTCCAGCCCCCGCGTCGTCCCGCGACGCAGTATCGAAGACAGTGTGCAGTATGTCATCGATGCGCAGAAATGGGCGATGGAGCAAACCCGGCTCGGCATCCCCATCCTGTTCCATGAAGAATCGCTCCATGGCTTCGCTGCCAAGGATGCGACCTCCTTTCCTCAATCCATCGGCCTTGCCAGCACCTGGGACCCGGATCTCGTCCGCGAGATCAACGCCCTGATCGCCGGCGAGGTGCGCGCGCGCGGCGTTCACCTGGTTCTCTCTCCCGTGGTGGATGTCGCGCGCGATCCGCGCTGGGGTCGGATCGAGGAAACCTTCGGCGAGGACCCGTTTCTGGTCGGCGAGATGGGCGTCGCCTCGGTCGAGGGGCTAAGCGGGATCGGCACCGACAAGAAACTGGCACCCGGCAAGGTCCTTGCGACGCTCAAGCATATGACCGGGCACGGACAGCCGGAAAGCGGCACCAATGTCGGCCCGGCGCAGATCAGCGAGCGGACCCTGCGCGAGATGTTCTTCCCGCCGTTCGAGCAGGTGGTGAAGCGCACCCCGATCGAAGCGGTGATGGCGAGCTACAACGAGATCGACGGCATCCCGTCGCATTCGAGCAAGTGGCTGCTGACCGACGTCCTGCGGGGAGAATGGGGCTATCAAGGTGCCGTTGTCTCGGACTACTACGCCATCGAGGACCTCGCGCGCCTGCACAAGATCGTGCCTGACATGAAAGCCGCCGGCGAGATTGCCTTGCTGGCCGGGGTCGATGTCGATCTGCCGCAAGGAGCCGGGTTCGCCTTCCTCGTCGACAGCGTCAAGGACGGCAGCGTGCCGATGGCGGCCATCGACAATGCCGCCCGCCGCTTCCTGACCATGAAGTTCAATTCCGGCCTGTTCGACGATCCGTGGCCCAACCTGGCAGAGGCGCTCCGGTCAAACGGACCGGAAGGTGTCGCCCTCGCCCGCAAGGCGGCGGAGAAATCGCTGGTCCTGCTGAAGAATGACGGTGTGCTGCCCCTCGCCCTGCCCGCTGCGGGCAAGTCGAAGCCGACCATCGCAGTGATCGGGCCGAATGCTGATGTGGCGCGCCTGGGCGGCTATTACGGCGAGCCGCGCGCGACCGTGACCCCGCTGCAAGGCATCCGCGACGTCGTGGGCGACAAGGCCACCATCGTTTATTCCAAGGGCGTCGAGATCACCGTCGGCGACGACTGGTGGGAAGATGCAGCGGAACTGGCCGACCCGGCCGAGAACCGACGCATGATCGCCGCCGCGGTCGAAGCCGCCAGGGGCGCCGACACGATCCTGCTGTTCATTGGCGATACCGAGAAGACCAGCCGCGAAGGTTGGGCCCCGGGTCACCTTGGCGACCGCACCAGCCTCGATCTCGTCGGCGAGCAGAACGAGCTGTTTCTTGCGCTCAAGGCCTTGGGCAAACCGATAGTGGCGGTGCTGGTGAACGGACGCCCGCCGAGTTACCCGATCATTGCCGAACAGGCCGACGCCATCCTCGAAACCTGGTACGCCGGGGAGCAGCAAGGCAACGCCATCGCCGATGCGCTGTTCGGGCGGGTCAATCCGGGCGGCAAGATGCCGGTCAGCACCGCGCGCAACGAAGGCCAGCTGCCCAACTTCTACAACTACAAGCCCAGCGCCCGGCGCGGCTATCTATTCGACGAGGTCACGCCGCTGTTCCCGTTCGGCTTCGGGCTGTCCTACACCACCTTCGATATCGGCACCCCGACGCTGTCCGCCGCGACCATCAAGCCCGGCGAAGGGGTCACGGTGCGGGTGACCGTCAGCAACACCGGTAAGATGGCTGGCGATGAAGTGGTTCAGGTCTACCTGCGCGACGAGATTAGCTCGGTCACCCGCCCGGTGAAGGAACTGGTCGGGTTCAAACGCGTGACGCTGAAGCCGGGCGAAAGCCGCGCTGTCGATATCGCGGTTCGGCCTGAGGCGTTCATGCTGTGGAACCGCGAGATGCAGCGCGTGGTCGAGCCCGGCGAGTTCACCATCATGGTCGGCCCCAACTCGCAGGATGTGGTGGAAACCAAGCTGACCGTCAGTCCGTGA
- a CDS encoding glycoside hydrolase family 3 N-terminal domain-containing protein, whose amino-acid sequence MAAGSLSALAVAQAPMAFAQDGTPRYRDPLAPIPLRVADLMARMTLEEKVAQIRTAWAAKADMIDGLAFDPAKASAAFPDGIGHVTRPSDKRGVPGITGAAGGTAARWRTPKETVDFINALQRWALEETRLGIPVLLHEESLHGYMATEATMFPQAIALAGSFDTELMRRVQSVIAREVRARGVPFVLSPVVDIVRDPRWGRIEETWGEDPYLVGEMGVAAVEGLQGPGKFERLGEDKVFATLKHMTGHGQPEAGNNVAPAQLSERELRENFFPPFREIVTRTSVGGVMPSYNEIDGIPSHANTWLLGEVLRGEWGFDGIVASDYGGVHELATLHMVASDLEDAARQSLEAGVDSELPEGMAFATVVEAVRAGRIRQSLVDTACARMLTLKFRAGLFENPYGDWAKAERITGNAEARALALEAARKGLCLLTNRNGTLPLDRKAMGRVAVIGPNQAIARLGGYSSVPKQAISLIEGLRQIAPAADFVTAQGVFITTSEDRSQDIVSLADRAENLRLMAEAVDVARTADTIILAIGDTEQTSREGFARNHLGDRTDIDIVGEQNELVDALAALGKPLIVAAYNGRPPSWPNVVAKADAILECWYPGQEGGLAVAEALLGDINPGAKLPVSVVRNEGQIPLSYNHKPSARRGYLFDDKAPLFPFGHGLSYTSFTISAPRTGKARFGRNEAIIVSVDVRNTGQRTGDEVVQLYITRSDVSVSRPVLELKGFERVTLAPGDQRTVRFTIEPRHLAIWNRAMAEVNEPGPVRLSAGKSSANLQSIDVEIV is encoded by the coding sequence ATGGCGGCGGGTTCGCTGTCCGCGCTGGCCGTGGCGCAAGCACCCATGGCCTTCGCGCAGGACGGGACACCGCGCTACAGGGATCCGCTGGCACCCATCCCTTTGCGGGTGGCGGACCTCATGGCGCGAATGACGCTGGAGGAGAAGGTCGCGCAGATCCGTACCGCCTGGGCGGCCAAGGCGGATATGATCGATGGTCTTGCATTCGACCCTGCCAAAGCCAGCGCCGCCTTTCCCGATGGCATCGGCCATGTCACGCGGCCAAGCGACAAGCGCGGCGTGCCGGGCATCACGGGCGCAGCCGGTGGCACGGCAGCGCGCTGGCGAACACCGAAGGAAACGGTCGACTTCATCAACGCGCTGCAGCGCTGGGCGCTCGAAGAGACCCGCCTCGGCATTCCCGTCCTGCTGCACGAGGAATCGCTCCACGGCTACATGGCGACCGAGGCGACCATGTTCCCGCAGGCCATTGCGCTGGCGGGATCGTTCGACACCGAGCTGATGCGGCGCGTGCAGTCGGTCATCGCCCGCGAGGTGCGCGCACGTGGCGTGCCTTTCGTCCTGAGCCCGGTGGTCGACATAGTGCGCGATCCACGCTGGGGCCGGATCGAGGAAACCTGGGGCGAGGATCCATACCTCGTCGGCGAAATGGGCGTCGCGGCGGTCGAGGGTCTGCAAGGCCCCGGCAAGTTCGAGCGACTGGGCGAGGACAAGGTCTTCGCCACGCTCAAACACATGACGGGGCATGGCCAGCCGGAAGCCGGCAACAATGTCGCCCCTGCCCAATTGTCAGAGCGCGAACTGCGCGAGAACTTCTTCCCCCCGTTCCGCGAGATTGTCACCCGGACGTCGGTTGGCGGCGTGATGCCGAGCTACAATGAGATCGACGGTATTCCCAGCCATGCCAATACATGGTTGCTCGGCGAGGTTCTGCGCGGCGAATGGGGTTTCGACGGTATTGTTGCGAGCGACTATGGCGGCGTCCACGAGCTCGCCACCCTGCACATGGTGGCGAGCGACCTGGAAGATGCAGCCAGGCAATCGCTGGAAGCAGGGGTCGATAGCGAATTGCCCGAGGGCATGGCTTTCGCCACCGTGGTCGAGGCCGTCCGCGCCGGACGCATCCGGCAATCGCTGGTCGATACCGCCTGTGCGCGGATGCTGACACTCAAGTTCCGCGCCGGGCTGTTCGAGAATCCCTATGGCGACTGGGCCAAGGCGGAACGGATCACCGGCAATGCCGAGGCGCGGGCGCTGGCGCTCGAGGCAGCGCGCAAGGGGCTATGCCTGCTGACCAACCGCAATGGCACGCTTCCGCTCGACCGCAAGGCCATGGGCCGTGTCGCAGTGATTGGCCCCAACCAGGCGATTGCCAGGCTGGGCGGCTATTCGAGCGTGCCGAAGCAAGCCATCAGCCTGATCGAGGGCTTGCGACAGATCGCGCCCGCGGCAGATTTCGTCACCGCGCAAGGCGTGTTCATCACCACCAGCGAAGATCGCTCGCAGGACATCGTCTCGCTCGCCGATCGGGCGGAAAACCTGCGGCTGATGGCCGAAGCCGTCGATGTGGCGAGGACCGCCGACACCATCATCCTTGCCATCGGCGACACCGAACAGACGAGCCGCGAGGGCTTTGCCAGGAACCACCTCGGCGACCGCACCGATATCGACATCGTCGGCGAGCAGAACGAGTTGGTCGATGCATTGGCGGCACTCGGCAAGCCCTTGATCGTGGCGGCTTACAACGGCCGCCCACCCAGCTGGCCCAATGTCGTGGCGAAAGCCGACGCCATTCTCGAATGCTGGTACCCGGGACAGGAAGGCGGCCTCGCCGTTGCCGAAGCGCTCCTTGGCGATATCAACCCGGGTGCCAAGCTGCCTGTCAGCGTCGTCCGTAACGAAGGCCAGATTCCGCTCTCTTACAACCACAAGCCGAGCGCGCGGCGCGGCTACCTGTTCGACGACAAGGCTCCGCTGTTCCCGTTCGGGCACGGCCTTTCCTACACCAGCTTCACCATATCTGCGCCGCGCACCGGCAAGGCTCGATTTGGCCGCAACGAGGCGATCATAGTCTCGGTCGATGTGCGCAACACCGGCCAGCGCACCGGCGATGAAGTGGTGCAGCTCTACATCACGCGCAGCGATGTCTCGGTGTCGCGCCCCGTCCTCGAACTCAAAGGCTTCGAGCGCGTCACACTGGCGCCGGGTGACCAGCGCACCGTCCGCTTTACCATCGAGCCGCGCCATCTCGCGATCTGGAACCGTGCCATGGCGGAGGTCAACGAGCCGGGTCCAGTGCGACTGTCGGCCGGGAAGAGCAGCGCCAATTTGCAATCCATCGATGTGGAGATCGTCTGA
- a CDS encoding endo-1,4-beta-xylanase: MSKGFQFDRRGAMTGLGALALAACGGGSGARPVTGATPPPPPPPPPPPAGLPTPGLNALSTRKGRKFGTAIASSPGRSEAGSVQNPRYTDIVLTECGIVVPENEMKWQAVRPSADTYNFARMDEIVAWAQAQGLAVRGHTLLWHRPQWFPVWLNSYDFGANRVAEAERLLTEHIRTVTRRYKGVINSYDVVNEAIDHDTNGTIETSLSRAMGSPEAVIDLAFHTARAELPTEQLVYNDYMSWEPQHRAHCDDVLRLLEGLRKRGTPVDALGIQSHIEMFSIDPATGVGPYAEREWRRFLDEVTGMGYRLLITEFDVKDKALPADIALRDAKIADYARRYFELMLEYDAHLDDILAWGMVDKFNWLQGFAPSKRTDGLEVRGTPYDSEYRPKPLRTAIAASLAA; this comes from the coding sequence ATGAGCAAGGGGTTCCAATTCGACCGCCGCGGGGCGATGACGGGACTGGGTGCCCTGGCCCTCGCCGCCTGCGGAGGCGGCAGCGGAGCACGGCCGGTGACCGGCGCGACGCCGCCCCCGCCCCCGCCCCCGCCCCCGCCGCCCGCCGGCCTGCCTACGCCCGGGCTCAACGCACTTTCGACACGCAAGGGGCGCAAGTTCGGCACCGCCATCGCCTCCAGCCCGGGCCGGAGCGAGGCGGGCTCGGTCCAGAACCCCCGCTATACCGACATTGTGCTGACGGAGTGTGGCATCGTCGTCCCGGAAAACGAGATGAAGTGGCAGGCCGTCCGCCCGTCTGCCGACACTTACAATTTCGCCCGGATGGACGAAATCGTCGCCTGGGCGCAGGCCCAGGGACTTGCGGTGCGCGGCCATACGCTCCTGTGGCACCGGCCGCAGTGGTTTCCGGTCTGGCTCAACAGTTACGACTTCGGTGCCAATCGCGTTGCCGAAGCCGAGCGGTTGCTGACCGAGCATATCCGGACTGTGACCCGCCGCTACAAGGGCGTGATCAACAGCTACGATGTCGTCAACGAGGCAATCGACCATGATACCAACGGGACGATCGAGACCAGCCTGAGCCGCGCGATGGGCAGTCCGGAGGCGGTGATCGACCTCGCTTTCCACACCGCACGCGCGGAACTCCCGACAGAGCAGCTGGTCTACAACGACTACATGAGCTGGGAGCCGCAGCACCGCGCCCACTGCGACGACGTGCTGCGCCTGCTGGAAGGCCTGCGCAAGCGCGGCACACCGGTCGACGCGCTGGGCATCCAGTCGCATATCGAGATGTTCTCGATCGATCCTGCGACAGGCGTCGGCCCCTATGCCGAACGCGAATGGCGCCGTTTCCTCGATGAGGTTACCGGCATGGGCTACCGCCTGCTGATCACCGAGTTCGACGTGAAGGACAAGGCGCTGCCCGCCGACATCGCGCTGCGCGATGCCAAGATCGCCGACTATGCGCGGCGCTATTTCGAGCTGATGCTCGAGTATGATGCCCATCTCGACGATATCCTGGCCTGGGGCATGGTCGACAAGTTCAACTGGCTGCAAGGCTTTGCGCCGTCGAAGCGCACGGATGGCCTCGAGGTGCGCGGGACGCCCTACGATTCCGAGTATCGGCCCAAGCCGCTGCGGACGGCGATTGCAGCTTCACTCGCCGCCTGA